In the genome of Calliopsis andreniformis isolate RMS-2024a chromosome 10, iyCalAndr_principal, whole genome shotgun sequence, one region contains:
- the Atg4b gene encoding autophagy-related 4b isoform X1 → MNGQVQPSRERLGGFSSSTIGLFSGMITADRVPNIQLSATNNGLPMDDTSVSTEVDSKVKTKLLSMWNNVKYGWTIKMVKPNFSKESPVCLLGKIYRKKPEEFLEKASEAEKTLDTGSEISLAMDAINFEDSIEEFKKDFTSRLWLTYRREFPILNGSTFTTDCGWGCMLRSGQMMLAQALVCHFLGREWRWQPDQPLKTEQQKLDEYHHRLIIKSFGDLPERISPFSIHTLVSLGALWGKRAGDWYGPSSVAHLLCQAVERAAEHHSVFSNLAVYVAQDCAVYLQDVENVCQMPDGKWKSLILFVPLRLGADKLNLVYASCLTHLLTLDTCIGVIGGRPRHSLYFIGFQEDKLINLDPHYCQETIDVLKDNFPLTSFHCTSPRKMLISKMDPSCCVGFYFHKKTQFTNFMEIAPSYLVPEDEKVDYPMFLFCDGSGKDLHRKIEIAENIIPSTTSYAGNESYDDDLDECEEFELVQ, encoded by the exons ATGAATGGACAGGTGCAGCCCTCCAGGGAGAGGTTAG GAGGTTTTAGTAGCAGTACAATAGGACTGTTTTCTGGGATGATTACTGCAGATCGTGTACCCAACATACAACTATCGGCCACGAACAATGGATTACCCATGGATGATACTAGTGTTTCGACAGAGGTCGATAGTAAAGTGAAAACAAAGCTATTGTCTATGTGGAATAATGTTAAGTATG GTTGGACCATAAAGATGGTAAAACCGAACTTCTCTAAAGAATCTCCAGTATGTTTACTTGGTAAAATTTATCGTAAGAAGCCAGAAGAGTTTCTGGAGAAAGCTTCAGAGGCAGAGAAAACGTTAGATACAGGAAGCGAGATATctctggctatggatgctatcaaTTTTGAAGATAGCATAGAAGAATTTAAGAAAGACTTTACATCAAGGCTTTGGTTAACTTATAGAAGAGAATTCCCTATTTTAAATGGATCTACGTTTACCACTGACTGTGGTTGGGGTTGTATGCTACGCAGTGGCCAGATGATGTTGGCACAGGCATTAGTTTGTCATTTTCTTGGAAGAG AATGGCGATGGCAGCCAGATCAACCATTAAAAACAGAACAACAAAAACTAGATGAATATCATCATagattaattataaaatcattTGGAGATCTACCTGAACGCATATCTCCATTTTCTATACACACTCTCGTATCTTTGGGTGCTTTATGGGGAAAACGTGCAGGGGATTGGTACGGACCCTCTTCTGTTGCTCACCTTCTGTGTCAAGCAGTTGAACGTGCAGCAGAACATCATTCAGTATTTAGTAATTTAGCTGTTTATGTTGCTCAAGATTGTGCAG TTTACCTGCAAGATGTAGAGAACGTGTGTCAGATGCCTGATGGCAAATGGAAATCTCTTATACTTTTTGTACCTTTAAGACTCGGTGCTGACAAGTTAAACCTTGTCTATGCATCCTGCTTAACTCATTTACTTACACTAGATACCTGTATAGGAGTTATTGGCGGTCGACCTAGGCATTCGTTGTATTTCATTGGTTTCCAGGAAGACAAATTGATAAATCTGGATCCACACTATTGTCAAGAAACCATAGACGTATTAAAGGATAATTTTCCTCTGACGAGTTTCCATTGTACTTCGCCGAGGAAAATGTTGATTTCAAAAATGGATCCCAGTTGTTGTGTGGGTTTCTATTTTCATAAGAAAACACAATTTACAAACTTTATGGAGATCGCGCCCTCT TACTTGGTGCCAGAGGATGAAAAAGTCGACTATCCAATGTTTTTATTCTGCGACGGGAGTGGAAAAGATCTCCATCGAAAGATTGAAATTGCGGAAAATATAATTCCTTCAACTACCTCTTACGCAGGTAATGAATCATACGATGATGATCTTGACGAGTGTGAAGAATTTGAATTGGTTCAGTGA
- the Swi2 gene encoding protein singed wings 2: MLLRNGRKEQFTSINSYVSNRALFSLARAQHSAREENCDLRHQKSNTTDAECDFIEHDHRLVCFHGINNKWESRNENVHTLVLCQWSLETFDPQQSLHGFPSLKNLVIMNGNLSNVTTTFPSETASIEHVTITGTKLQQFPEQLFAGLSHLKTIDLRNNSLAEIDVAALNISSLRHVYLSGNPIRCTEAAKWILDRENGSLSHKVADKDNLRCTTPYEGRSLVQVVEIIKTLKEECKMTVCDCELVYVVGQGGRHIQKQLMVFASVNCSHRGLTEMPSFLPGNTTTLRLTGNKIHDLTPLTTNPMYRGVIDLYLDDNQVESIVQLEGSNWLDRFRLLSLRGNKLTDLPTYALENVLQHNGNAVSLYLGNNPWTCDCLFTPGFQDLLIRYTNLVKDVNDVRCSLTNGDDNSGKTIKDLTRTEICVSSDEAPLLHPLDVLNIILASLIFLIIGKLLYDYWSFKKTGKLPWIVAKIP, translated from the exons ATGTTATTACGAAATGGAAGAAAAGAACAATTCACGTCAATTAACAGTTACGTATCGAACAGGGCGCTATTTTCATTAGCACGCGCTCAGCATTCCGCGAGGGAAGAAAACTGCGACTTGCGTCACCAAAAATCAAATACGACGGATGCTGAGTGTGATTTCATAGAACACGATCACCGTCTCGTTTGTTTCCATGGTATTAATAATAAATGGGAGTCCAG AAACGAGAATGTACACACTTTGGTTCTCTGCCAATGGTCTCTGGAGACATTCGATCCTCAGCAGAGCCTCCATGGATTTCCATCTTTAAAAAACTTGGTGATCATGAATGGAAACTTGAGCAATGTAACGACTACTTTCCCATCCGAGACTGCATCGATCGAG CATGTGACTATAACTGGCACTAAGCTTCAACAATTCCCCGAGCAACTCTTCGCTGGTCTCTCACACTTAAAGACCATTGATCTGAGGAACAATTCTCTCGCGGAGATCGACGTTGCAGCCCTCAACATTTCTTCACTGCGTCATGTCTATCTCTCTG GGAACCCCATAAGATGTACAGAGGCAGCAAAGTGGATCCTGGATCGAGAGAATGGCTCTCTAAGTCACAAAGTAGCTGATAAAGACAATCTACGTTGCACGACACCATATGAAGGCAGATCATTGGTCCAAGTCGTCGAAATAATAAAG ACATTGAAGGAGGAGTGTAAGATGACAGTTTGCGACTGCGAGCTAGTGTATGTCGTTGGTCAAGGCGGAAGGCACATTCAGAAGCAGCTGATGGTCTTTGCTTCTGTGAACTGTAGCCATCGTGGACTCACCGAGATGCCTAGCTTCTTGCCAGGAAACACGACCACTCTTCGATTAACTGGAAACAAG ATTCATGATCTGACGCCACTTACGACGAATCCCATGTACAGAGGAGTGATAGACTTGTATTTAGATGATAATCAGGTCGAATCGATCGTTCAGCTGGAGGGGTCAAATTGGTTGGATCGCTTTCGGTTACTCAGTCTTCGAGGAAATAAGCTAACTGAT TTGCCTACATATGCCCTGGAGAATGTGTTGCAACATAATGGGAATGCTGTGAGCTTGTACCTGGGAAACAATCCATGGACGTGTGATTGTCTTTTCACACCAGGCTTTCAG GATCTATTAATCAGATACACGAATCTTGTCAAGGATGTCAACGACGTGAGATGTTCTCTAACAAATGGAGATGACAATTCTGGAAAAACT ATAAAAGATCTAACACGCACAGAAATCTGTGTCTCGTCGGACGAAGCCCCGCTGCTGCATCCTCTGGATGTactaaacattatactagcgtCATTAATATTTCTAATCATAGGTAAACTTCTCTATGACTACTGGTCGTTTAAGAAAACTGGCAAACTCCCTTGGATTGTTGCCAAGATACCATAA
- the Sps1 gene encoding inactive selenide, water dikinase has product MAELQGTPVSQDALAVAQLELGGNPNALALRRPFDPVAHDLEATFRLTRFADLKGUGCKVPQEVLGKLLEGLQADDGTAQDHEHAHFMHMAIPRIGIGMDSSVTPLRHGGLSLVQTTDFFYPLVDDPYMMGKIACANVISDLYAMGVTECDNMLMLLGVSTKMTEKERDVVVPLIMRGFKDSALEAGTTVTGGQTVVNPWCTIGGVASTVCQPNEYIVPDNAVVGDVLVLTKPLGTQVAVNAHQWLDQPDRWNRIKLVVSEDDVRKAYQRAMDSMARLNRIAARLMHKYNAHGATDVTGFGLLGHAQNLAKHQKNEVSFVIHNLPVIAKMAAVAKACGNMFQLLQGHSAETSGGLLICLPREQAAAYCKDIEKQEGYQAWIIGIVEKGNRTARIIDKPRVIEVPAKEKDGELW; this is encoded by the exons ATGGCGGAGCTGCAGGGGACACCGGTCAGCCAGGACGCCCTGGCCGTGGCCCAGCTCGAGCTCGGCGGAAATCCGAACGCCTTGGCGCTGCGTAGGCCATTCGACCCCGTGGCACATGATCTCGAAGCGACCTTCCGGCTTACGCGGTTCGCCGACCTGAAAGGATGAGGGTGTAAAGTCCCTCAGGAGGTTCTTGGGAAACTCCTCGAGGGACTGCAGGCCGACGATGGTACCGCACAAGATCATGAGCATGCCCACTTTATGCACATGGCCATACCACGCATCG GCATTGGCATGGATTCCTCCGTGACTCCGCTGAGGCACGGCGGGCTAAGTCTGGTGCAAACTACTGACTTTTTCTATCCCTTAGTCGACGATCCGTATATGATGG GTAAAATTGCGTGTGCTAATGTTATCAGTGATTTGTACGCGATGGGAGTCACTGAGTGCGACAACATGTTAATGTTGCTGGGTGTCAGCACAAAAATGACTGAGAAAGAACGGGATGTTGTTGTTCCTCTGATCATGAGAGGGTTCAAAGACTCTGCCTTGGAAGCGGGCACAACAGTGACAGGGGGTCAAACAGTTGTTAATCCTTGGTGCACAATAGGTGGTGTGGCTTCTACAGTTTGTCAGCCAAATGAATACATTGT ACCAGATAACGCAGTTGTCGGTGACGTTCTCGTTTTAACGAAACCTCTTGGAACCCAGGTCGCTGTTAACGCTCACCAGTGGTTAGACCAACCAGATCGCTGGAACAGAATCAAACTTGTAGTCAGTGAAGATGATGTGAGGAAAGCTTACCAGAGGGCAATGGACAGCATGGCAAGGCTTAACAGAATAG CCGCTAGGTTAATGCATAAATATAATGCACACGGAGCAACAGATGTCACGGGCTTCGGCCTTTTAGGACACGCACAAAATCTGGCGAAACACCAGAAGAACGAAGTCTCTTTTGTTATTCATAATTTACCTGTTATCGCTAAAATGGCAGCCGTGGCAAAAGCTTGTGGTAACATGTTCCAACTCCTGCAAGGACACTCAGCAGAAACTAGCGGCGGATTGCTGATTTGCTTACCCAGAGAACAG GCTGCAGCGTATTGTAAAGATATCGAGAAACAGGAAGGATATCAGGCATGGATTATCGGCATCGTAGAAAAAGGAAATCGCACAGCAAGAATAATTGACAAGCCACGAGTAATAGAAGTTCCAGCTAAAGAGAAAGACGGGGAGCTCTGGTAA
- the Ak3 gene encoding adenylate kinase 3: MVALSTWCAKAAAFRAVILGAPASGKGTMSARIVQHFKVAHISSGDKLRLHMNSGTELGKAVASYVHSGKFVPDDVMIAMIDKEIEAVGDKNWLLDGFPRTLKQAEKLQKAHPVNLVLYLDVPIPVILERVENRWVHLPSGRVYNLGFNNPKVPGKDDVTGEPLSKRDDDMVDIVKERLERFLEANDPILEFYDKMGILKRYQGSTTNELWPHVKDTITQFLSS, translated from the exons ATGGTAGCGCTATCCACGTGGTGTGCCAAGGCTGCGGCCTTCAGGGCCGTGATACTGGGTGCCCCTGCGTCTGGCAAGGGCACCATGTCCGCCAGAATTGTCCAACATTTTAAGGTGGCTCACATATCTAGCGGTGACAAGTTACGTCTTCACATGAACAGCGGCACTG aGCTGGGCAAAGCGGTAGCGAGTTATGTACACTCTGGTAAATTCGTGCCCGACGATGTGATGATCGCAATGATAGACAAAGAGATCGAGGCGGTCGGGGATAAAAATTGGCTGTTAGACG GATTCCCGAGAACGCTGAAGCAAGCGGAAAAGCTGCAGAAAGCGCATCCTGTGAACCTTGTCCTCTACCTCGACGTGCCTATCCCAGTGATCCTAGAACGTGTGGAGAACAGGTGGGTCCATTTGCCCAGTGGGAGAGTTTACAATCTTGGGTTCAACAACCCCAAAGTACCA GGCAAAGATGATGTGACTGGTGAACCTTTGAGCAAGAGGGACGATGACATGGTAGATATTGTGAAAGAGAGATTGGAGAGGTTTTTAGAAGCGAATGATCCTATTTTAGAGTTCTATGACAAGATGGGAATATTGAAACGTTACCAGGGTAGTACTACTAATGAGTTGTGGCCACATGTTAAGGACACTATTACACAATTCTTGTCATCCTAG
- the LOC143184687 gene encoding uncharacterized protein LOC143184687, with product MDIHNLLPLIGVLRMHMQFCHQSLACLRYSLVAQFIHKRTTNRRIRVCVVCCIFVCVCNLDAWFGCSRVAVRKQPNLLAQTYSRLSLVSSAGSDMPRQFVSPINVLQWFSIALSF from the coding sequence ATGGATATCCATAATTTACTCCCATTGATCGGGGTTCTTAGAATGCATATGCAATTTTGCCATCAGTCCCTGGCCTGCTTGAGGTATAGTCTCGTCGCACAATTCATCCATAAAAGGACTACAAATCGTCGCATTCGCGTATGTGTCGTATGTTGCATATTTGTATGTGTATGCAACCTCGACGCGTGGTTCGGTTGTTCCCGCGTAGCTGTCCGGAAACAGCCGAATCTTTTGGCGCAAACTTATTCTCGACTTTCATTAGTTTCTTCCGCTGGATCGGATATGCCGCGCCAATTTGTTTCACCAATCAACGTTCTTCAGTGGTTCTCAATCGCGTTGAGTTTCTAG
- the Atg4b gene encoding autophagy-related 4b isoform X2, with protein sequence MLSMMVKPNFSKESPVCLLGKIYRKKPEEFLEKASEAEKTLDTGSEISLAMDAINFEDSIEEFKKDFTSRLWLTYRREFPILNGSTFTTDCGWGCMLRSGQMMLAQALVCHFLGREWRWQPDQPLKTEQQKLDEYHHRLIIKSFGDLPERISPFSIHTLVSLGALWGKRAGDWYGPSSVAHLLCQAVERAAEHHSVFSNLAVYVAQDCAVYLQDVENVCQMPDGKWKSLILFVPLRLGADKLNLVYASCLTHLLTLDTCIGVIGGRPRHSLYFIGFQEDKLINLDPHYCQETIDVLKDNFPLTSFHCTSPRKMLISKMDPSCCVGFYFHKKTQFTNFMEIAPSYLVPEDEKVDYPMFLFCDGSGKDLHRKIEIAENIIPSTTSYAGNESYDDDLDECEEFELVQ encoded by the exons ATGTTAAGTATG ATGGTAAAACCGAACTTCTCTAAAGAATCTCCAGTATGTTTACTTGGTAAAATTTATCGTAAGAAGCCAGAAGAGTTTCTGGAGAAAGCTTCAGAGGCAGAGAAAACGTTAGATACAGGAAGCGAGATATctctggctatggatgctatcaaTTTTGAAGATAGCATAGAAGAATTTAAGAAAGACTTTACATCAAGGCTTTGGTTAACTTATAGAAGAGAATTCCCTATTTTAAATGGATCTACGTTTACCACTGACTGTGGTTGGGGTTGTATGCTACGCAGTGGCCAGATGATGTTGGCACAGGCATTAGTTTGTCATTTTCTTGGAAGAG AATGGCGATGGCAGCCAGATCAACCATTAAAAACAGAACAACAAAAACTAGATGAATATCATCATagattaattataaaatcattTGGAGATCTACCTGAACGCATATCTCCATTTTCTATACACACTCTCGTATCTTTGGGTGCTTTATGGGGAAAACGTGCAGGGGATTGGTACGGACCCTCTTCTGTTGCTCACCTTCTGTGTCAAGCAGTTGAACGTGCAGCAGAACATCATTCAGTATTTAGTAATTTAGCTGTTTATGTTGCTCAAGATTGTGCAG TTTACCTGCAAGATGTAGAGAACGTGTGTCAGATGCCTGATGGCAAATGGAAATCTCTTATACTTTTTGTACCTTTAAGACTCGGTGCTGACAAGTTAAACCTTGTCTATGCATCCTGCTTAACTCATTTACTTACACTAGATACCTGTATAGGAGTTATTGGCGGTCGACCTAGGCATTCGTTGTATTTCATTGGTTTCCAGGAAGACAAATTGATAAATCTGGATCCACACTATTGTCAAGAAACCATAGACGTATTAAAGGATAATTTTCCTCTGACGAGTTTCCATTGTACTTCGCCGAGGAAAATGTTGATTTCAAAAATGGATCCCAGTTGTTGTGTGGGTTTCTATTTTCATAAGAAAACACAATTTACAAACTTTATGGAGATCGCGCCCTCT TACTTGGTGCCAGAGGATGAAAAAGTCGACTATCCAATGTTTTTATTCTGCGACGGGAGTGGAAAAGATCTCCATCGAAAGATTGAAATTGCGGAAAATATAATTCCTTCAACTACCTCTTACGCAGGTAATGAATCATACGATGATGATCTTGACGAGTGTGAAGAATTTGAATTGGTTCAGTGA